CGGTCGTTCCCCAACAGAACTATCTGTTTAGCGGCACGGTGCTGGATAACATCGTGGCCGGCCGCAGCGGCGCGACCGAGTCGGATGCGATCGCTGCTCTTGAATCACTGGATTGCAGTTGGTTGATCGATGACTTGCCCGAAGGGCTACACACCCAGGCCGGATCACGTGGCGGGCGGGTCTCGCTGGGCCAAAGACAATTGATTTGTTTTGCTAGAGCATTGGTGGCTGATCCGCGCGTCTTGATTCTTGATGAGGCCACCAGCGCCGTGGACAGCTTGACGGAGGTGCGAATTCAAGCGGCATTATCGCGATTGCTTCAAAACCGAACCAGCTTGGTGATCGCCCATCGTTTGAGCACGATTCGGGCGGCCGACCAAATCCTGGTATTGTCCAACGGTCGCGTCGTAGAACGAGGCCAGCACGCCGAAATGCTGCGTGCTGAGGGGCCCTATCGACGCCTACACGATCGTTTTGTGGCGGGGCACGACGTGTTTTAGGGAATCGGGATTGAGCCGGCGGACTTCGTCACCTAAAGGTAATGGCAAGGATTTAACTATGAAAAACAGCATCGATCTTGCCGGCGACCTTGATGAGTTTCTTATCCTGTTGCGCGGATTGGTTCGTGAACCGTCGGTGATTGGCAGCGAGGACGCTTTCTTTCGCGTGCTCCGTCGCGAACTCGACGAACTGCCGATCGAGGTGACTCGGTACCACGGACTGTTGGTTGCTCGTGGAAAAGCCCCCAAGGGCCAGATTTTGTCGGCTCACGTCGATCGGCACGGACTGATTTGCACCGGACCCAATGAATTCCAATATGCCGCGTTTATCATTGCCAATCGCAGCGAAATGACCGGCGACAGCGTATCGGAACAAACGATGGAATTGATCGCCGATCGGTTCCACGGCCAACGCGTTCAAGCTCACACCCCGTACGCGGGAAGCTACCTGGGCCAGGGCACGATCAACCGATCCTTCATCTGTCCGAAGCGACGAAACCTGATCTTTGAAGTCTCGGGGCTCGACTTCTTGCAACCTGGAACGCCCGTTTCCTTTTTGGACCGATTGACGGTTTCGAGTGGCTTCGTGCGTGCCCAGCTGGACAATGTTTTGTCCGTTGCCATGCTGGTCTATCTATTTCGATGCGGCTTTCAAGGCACAGCGTTGTTCACTGCCGGCGAAGAAGCGGGACGAAGTTGGCAGCACGCGCTTGCA
Above is a window of Rubripirellula tenax DNA encoding:
- a CDS encoding peptidase M42, which encodes MKNSIDLAGDLDEFLILLRGLVREPSVIGSEDAFFRVLRRELDELPIEVTRYHGLLVARGKAPKGQILSAHVDRHGLICTGPNEFQYAAFIIANRSEMTGDSVSEQTMELIADRFHGQRVQAHTPYAGSYLGQGTINRSFICPKRRNLIFEVSGLDFLQPGTPVSFLDRLTVSSGFVRAQLDNVLSVAMLVYLFRCGFQGTALFTAGEEAGRSWQHALAWFQRHDIATDRMIVLDTSPYSSEQDALAQHVVLRTRDATSTFASNVTQELESRCKTLGIEYTYKDKYVEMLNRSREKPLSFGRTELGRLIGATEGRITGTTLQVPTTGYHTANETASLESIQATLQLLKTYIR